From Halichoerus grypus chromosome 6, mHalGry1.hap1.1, whole genome shotgun sequence, one genomic window encodes:
- the LOC118531122 gene encoding cytosolic iron-sulfur assembly component 2A-like has product MGRVSGLLSWTLSRVLWLSGLFEWGAARQPRIMDEKALEVYDLIRTIRDPEKPNTLEELEVVTESSVEVQEINEEDYLVTIRFTPTVPHCSLATLIGLCLRVKLQQYLPFKHKLEIYISEGTHSTEEDINKQINDKERVAAAMENPNLREIVEQCVLEPD; this is encoded by the exons ATGGGGCGGGTGTCCGGGCTGCTCTCCTGGACGCTGAGCAGAGTCCTGTGGCTCTCCGGCCTGTTTGAGTGGGGAGCTGCCCGGCAGCCCCGGATCATGGATGAAAAAGCGCTAGAGGTTTATG ATTTGATTCGAACTATCCGGGACCCAGAGAAGCCCAATACTTTAGAAGAACTGGAAGTGGTAACGGAAAGTAGTGTGGAGGTTCAGGAGATAAATGAAGAAGACTATTTGGTTACTATCAGGTTCACACCAACAGTACCTCACTGCTCTTTGGCAACCCTTATTGGGCTGTGCTTAAGAGTAAAACTTCAGCAGTATTTACCGTTTAAACATAAGTTGGAAATCTACATTTCTGAAGGAACCCACTCAACAGAGGAAGACATCAACAAGCAGATAAATGACAAAGAGCGAGTGGCAGCTGCAATGGAAAACCCCAACTTACGGGAAATTGTGGAACAGTGTGTCCTTGAGCCTGACTAA